Proteins from a genomic interval of candidate division KSB1 bacterium:
- a CDS encoding helix-turn-helix domain-containing protein, with translation MKEIGAEIQQARLAKGLTLEEISHQTHIQLAHLQKIENGQFDFLPRPYVVAFIKTFAQQAGLNGEALINRWREAEQLQQAQEAVSRQTVERKTPAPTVSLKPRPLAAAGSTAISLPIPYLKEILIGFGMIVAAVLIFLLSRWGNRETPTPLESAVKLEDAKKLQERPFEQVSQQAQQQSEIKMEPALVLSELVLQAQFESTTRLRMIRDGRDTTITTYRAGETKTWQAKEKFILRISTGGVVNLTLAGKNLGKFGQANKIEHLTITRDGVTVRFAVTPQPPKPRAAMPLDSLPIRRPQQ, from the coding sequence ATGAAAGAGATCGGTGCAGAAATTCAACAGGCCCGCCTGGCCAAAGGCCTCACTCTGGAGGAAATTTCGCATCAGACGCACATTCAGCTCGCGCATCTTCAGAAAATTGAAAACGGGCAATTCGATTTTTTGCCGCGGCCGTACGTCGTGGCGTTTATCAAAACCTTCGCGCAGCAAGCCGGCTTGAATGGCGAAGCGCTCATCAACCGCTGGCGCGAAGCGGAGCAACTGCAGCAGGCGCAGGAAGCCGTGTCGCGCCAAACTGTCGAACGCAAAACTCCCGCGCCTACGGTTTCGCTCAAACCGCGACCCCTGGCCGCAGCCGGTTCGACCGCGATATCGTTGCCGATTCCTTATTTGAAGGAAATTTTGATCGGTTTCGGCATGATCGTGGCGGCGGTTCTCATTTTTCTGCTCTCGCGCTGGGGCAACCGGGAAACACCAACGCCGCTGGAGAGCGCCGTCAAACTCGAGGATGCCAAGAAACTGCAAGAGCGTCCTTTCGAGCAGGTCTCACAGCAGGCACAGCAACAGAGCGAGATCAAAATGGAGCCGGCACTGGTGCTGAGTGAATTGGTCTTGCAAGCGCAATTTGAAAGCACAACGCGCTTGCGGATGATTCGTGACGGCAGAGATACGACGATCACAACTTATCGCGCCGGCGAAACAAAAACCTGGCAGGCAAAAGAAAAGTTCATTCTTCGCATCAGCACCGGCGGCGTTGTCAATCTCACGCTCGCCGGAAAAAATCTCGGCAAGTTCGGACAAGCCAACAAGATCGAGCATCTGACGATCACGCGGGACGGCGTCACGGTACGATTCGCCGTGACGCCGCAGCCGCCCAAACCGCGAGCGGCCATGCCGTTGGACAGTCTCCCCATCAGGCGGCCGCAGCAATGA
- a CDS encoding flippase-like domain-containing protein — translation MRIIVILSVGLLISVAYSAFTVDSSALNAFSRFPLLCILALAGMVILPWLADTLRVQVWLRFLGKRERFAEVFRMTLATEMASAVSPAAIGGSGAKLGWMISRGIAPGVASSIMALNAFEDIVFFILALPLALLLSSAAGNGVTLNKFWNLLQQYDLTGSRTLGILLAGIVLLFLGGRLAWTFLPPAFKFRVTGWKKKLAQQAGVAKQTFRVMIAQGKWRFVVTVGLSGLHWVCRFSMLTVLLVGLQNYVDPFNLFASQWLVFMLMKLVPSPGGAGGAELAFLFFYRASLPENLLGLLVGAWRVLTFTLPVGLATLLFLGLMHKKSRHRGSLCFTKTAQTTL, via the coding sequence ATGCGAATCATTGTCATTCTGAGTGTTGGATTGTTGATTAGCGTTGCCTATTCCGCGTTCACCGTCGACAGCTCGGCGTTGAACGCCTTCAGCCGGTTTCCACTGCTCTGCATTTTGGCGCTGGCCGGCATGGTGATTTTACCGTGGCTGGCCGACACGTTGCGCGTGCAAGTTTGGCTGCGCTTTCTCGGCAAGCGCGAGCGCTTTGCTGAGGTTTTCCGGATGACGCTGGCGACCGAAATGGCTTCGGCGGTGTCGCCGGCGGCGATTGGCGGCAGCGGCGCGAAATTGGGCTGGATGATTTCGCGCGGCATTGCGCCGGGCGTCGCCAGCTCGATCATGGCGTTGAACGCTTTCGAGGACATCGTCTTTTTCATTCTCGCCTTGCCATTGGCGCTGCTGCTTTCGTCGGCAGCCGGCAATGGCGTGACGTTGAATAAATTTTGGAACCTGCTGCAGCAATACGATTTGACCGGCAGCCGCACTCTCGGCATTTTGCTGGCGGGAATTGTTTTGCTCTTTCTCGGCGGGCGCCTGGCGTGGACTTTCTTGCCGCCGGCTTTTAAATTCCGCGTGACCGGATGGAAGAAAAAACTGGCGCAGCAAGCCGGCGTGGCCAAACAAACCTTCCGCGTGATGATTGCGCAGGGGAAATGGCGTTTTGTGGTGACGGTCGGCCTCTCCGGATTGCACTGGGTTTGCCGCTTCAGCATGTTGACCGTGCTGCTCGTCGGCTTGCAGAATTATGTTGACCCGTTCAATTTATTCGCCTCGCAATGGCTCGTCTTCATGCTGATGAAGCTCGTGCCTTCTCCCGGCGGCGCCGGCGGCGCGGAGCTGGCCTTTCTCTTTTTCTATCGCGCGTCGTTGCCGGAAAACTTGTTGGGACTTTTGGTGGGAGCCTGGAGAGTGTTGACTTTTACGTTGCCGGTGGGGTTGGCGACGCTGTTGTTTTTAGGGTTGATGCACAAAAAATCACGACACCGGGGCAGCTTATGTTTTACAAAAACAGCGCAGACTACGTTATGA
- a CDS encoding Xaa-Pro peptidase family protein, whose protein sequence is MPTPAQKSFNSLRLDIAAVQKALNAEKLDGWLIYNFHGMNAVATELFVFEGHMLTRRWFYLIPATGEPTLLGHKIEQANFPPLPGRAVYYAGWQELHQHLRELLQSMGKNPPRLAMEYSPMSDVPTVSYVDAGMLELLRSLGADVVSSANFIQLFQARWDAGQLQSHIAAAKILHTTQQKAFKKIESALQAKQMITEYDIQQFIVKEIQAGGAMIEDMPIVAVNANASNPHYAPTAQTNSPIRPGDVILLDLWCKMTTPRAVYADITWMGYAGTKVPDKVQQVFQTVIAARDCAVDFLRQQAATGQVVPGYRVDEIVRQQITSAGYGDYFFHRTGHSIGTTVHGNGVNIDSYETRDYRHIIPGVAFSIEPGIYLPDFGVRSEIDVYFGANGPEVHTPPQTELVKLAVYE, encoded by the coding sequence ATGCCGACCCCGGCTCAAAAGTCCTTTAACAGTTTGCGGCTCGATATTGCAGCAGTCCAAAAAGCCCTTAATGCCGAAAAGCTCGACGGCTGGCTGATTTATAATTTTCATGGCATGAACGCGGTGGCAACCGAACTTTTTGTTTTCGAGGGACACATGCTCACGCGCCGGTGGTTTTATCTCATTCCCGCGACGGGCGAGCCGACGCTGCTTGGGCATAAAATCGAACAAGCCAATTTCCCTCCGCTGCCGGGGCGGGCGGTTTATTACGCCGGCTGGCAGGAATTGCATCAGCATTTGCGCGAGTTGTTGCAGAGCATGGGCAAAAACCCTCCGCGCCTGGCCATGGAATATTCGCCGATGAGTGACGTGCCGACGGTGTCTTACGTTGACGCCGGCATGTTGGAACTGCTGCGTTCGCTCGGCGCCGACGTGGTTTCCTCGGCCAATTTCATTCAACTCTTTCAAGCCCGCTGGGACGCCGGCCAGCTTCAAAGCCACATTGCCGCCGCGAAAATTCTGCACACGACCCAGCAAAAGGCGTTCAAAAAAATCGAATCCGCCCTGCAAGCCAAACAGATGATCACCGAATACGATATTCAGCAATTTATTGTCAAGGAAATTCAAGCCGGCGGCGCGATGATCGAAGACATGCCGATCGTCGCCGTGAACGCCAACGCCAGCAACCCGCATTACGCGCCGACCGCGCAAACCAACAGCCCCATTCGCCCGGGCGATGTGATTTTGCTCGATTTGTGGTGCAAAATGACCACGCCCCGGGCGGTTTACGCCGACATCACCTGGATGGGGTACGCCGGAACCAAAGTGCCGGATAAAGTGCAGCAGGTTTTTCAAACCGTCATTGCGGCGCGCGATTGTGCCGTGGATTTTCTCCGCCAACAAGCCGCCACCGGCCAGGTTGTGCCGGGTTACCGCGTCGACGAAATCGTGCGGCAGCAGATTACCAGCGCCGGTTATGGCGACTATTTTTTTCATCGCACCGGCCACAGCATCGGCACGACAGTGCATGGCAACGGCGTGAATATCGACAGCTACGAAACGCGCGACTACCGCCATATCATTCCGGGCGTGGCGTTTTCCATCGAACCGGGAATTTATCTGCCGGATTTTGGCGTGCGCAGCGAGATCGACGTTTATTTCGGCGCCAACGGCCCGGAAGTGCACACGCCGCCGCAGACAGAGTTGGTGAAGCTGGCGGTATATGAATGA
- the mpl gene encoding UDP-N-acetylmuramate:L-alanyl-gamma-D-glutamyl-meso-diaminopimelate ligase: MSQHIHLIGICGTGMAALAGMLKQRGCKITGSDLNIYPPMSEFLEQQHIPVYQGFDPAHLQPPPDLVIVGNAMSRGNPEVEYALNAGLRYYSLPEALKEFFIRSKYSCVVAGTHGKTTTSSLLAWTLESAGLDPSFFIGGIPENFGQGFKLGSGRHFVLEGDEYDSAFFDKGSKFFHYLPNLVVLNNIEYDHADIFKNFEEVKTAFRRLINIIPGNGYLIACSDDPTVREVLPRAFCQVITYGVGAEAEWRPTLTAAQPEGTEFVIEHRGGKFGPLFAPLAGEHNVKNATAVFAAATCLGVSPEKISAAFKTFRGVRRRLQVKYDREVLVLDDFAHHPTEVRETLRGIKQRFPERRLWAVFEPRTASTKRKVFEEDYIRAFEAADRVVFAPMHRPDKVPEAERLSLENVVAGIRRSGKPVDIVPTGEEMANFIIQHSTRGDVILFMSNGDFSAMPSRLVEKLSMQDIVSRGKQSSRGRS; encoded by the coding sequence GTGTCACAACACATTCACCTCATCGGCATCTGCGGAACCGGCATGGCCGCCCTGGCCGGCATGCTCAAACAACGGGGCTGTAAAATAACCGGCTCGGACTTGAATATTTATCCGCCGATGAGCGAGTTTCTCGAGCAGCAGCACATCCCCGTTTATCAGGGTTTTGATCCGGCGCACTTGCAGCCGCCGCCGGATTTGGTGATTGTCGGCAACGCCATGTCGCGCGGCAATCCCGAAGTCGAATATGCACTCAATGCCGGGCTGCGCTATTATTCGCTGCCGGAAGCGCTGAAAGAATTTTTTATCCGCAGCAAATATTCCTGCGTCGTTGCCGGTACGCATGGCAAAACCACGACAAGCAGCCTGCTGGCGTGGACGTTGGAAAGCGCCGGGCTCGACCCGAGTTTTTTTATCGGCGGCATTCCCGAAAATTTCGGGCAGGGTTTCAAGCTCGGCAGCGGCCGCCATTTCGTGCTCGAAGGCGACGAATACGACTCGGCGTTTTTCGACAAAGGCTCGAAGTTTTTTCATTATCTGCCGAATTTGGTCGTGCTCAACAATATCGAATATGATCACGCCGACATTTTCAAAAATTTTGAAGAGGTCAAAACCGCGTTTCGCCGGCTGATCAACATTATTCCCGGCAACGGGTATTTGATCGCGTGCAGCGACGATCCGACGGTGCGGGAAGTCCTGCCGCGCGCATTTTGCCAGGTGATCACTTATGGCGTTGGCGCTGAGGCGGAATGGCGGCCAACCCTCACCGCCGCACAACCCGAAGGCACCGAGTTCGTCATCGAGCATCGCGGCGGAAAATTCGGCCCGCTGTTTGCCCCGCTGGCCGGCGAGCACAATGTGAAAAATGCGACAGCGGTATTTGCCGCCGCGACGTGTCTCGGCGTCTCGCCGGAAAAAATCAGCGCGGCGTTCAAAACATTTCGCGGCGTGCGCCGGCGTTTGCAGGTCAAATATGATCGGGAGGTGCTGGTTCTGGATGATTTTGCGCATCATCCGACTGAAGTTCGTGAAACGCTGCGCGGCATCAAACAACGCTTTCCCGAACGCAGATTGTGGGCGGTCTTCGAGCCGCGCACCGCCAGCACCAAGCGCAAAGTTTTCGAGGAAGATTACATTCGCGCCTTTGAGGCGGCGGATCGCGTGGTGTTTGCGCCGATGCACCGGCCCGACAAAGTGCCGGAGGCTGAGCGGTTGTCGCTTGAAAATGTTGTCGCCGGCATTCGCCGCAGCGGCAAACCGGTCGACATCGTGCCCACGGGGGAAGAAATGGCCAATTTTATTATTCAACATAGCACTCGAGGGGATGTCATTCTTTTCATGAGCAACGGCGACTTCTCCGCAATGCCGTCGCGGCTCGTCGAAAAGTTGTCGATGCAAGATATCGTCTCGAGAGGAAAACAATCGTCAAGAGGAAGATCATGA
- a CDS encoding radical SAM protein translates to MSLLRVPLPIVDPPALPVSQKRRRDFFLKPNFGIGKEVSLPQLFKSLTLRRVWNAARVLASFLLSAITKKNIVWGAPPILTVEPTNLCNLSCPLCVTGNGSMERANGRMDFDTYRRLIDELADRAIYVVLFHQGEPYLHRQFNEFVVYAKQRGLYVTTSSNAHYFDEKTAEATVASGLDTIIISVDGATQETYSRYRVGGSLEKVLAGTRRLVAAKKRLRSKTPYIYLQCLVMQHNEHELAAMEKLARDCGVDRLLKKTVQVETFAEAQEWLPAADRFRRYNLTEENFAVKGGKGACPRPWLTTLVNWDGSVSPCCFDKNGRHRTGDLQTTPGFEAVWQSDDYAGFRQKLLTHRREIDMCRNCNYGIGLFV, encoded by the coding sequence ATGAGCCTGCTTAGAGTTCCTCTTCCGATTGTCGATCCTCCGGCGCTGCCGGTTTCTCAAAAACGGCGCCGTGATTTTTTTTTAAAACCGAATTTTGGAATTGGCAAAGAAGTCTCCCTCCCGCAGCTTTTCAAGAGTTTGACGCTGCGCCGCGTGTGGAATGCCGCCCGTGTTCTCGCCTCGTTTCTGCTGTCGGCGATCACGAAAAAAAATATCGTCTGGGGCGCGCCGCCGATTCTCACCGTCGAGCCGACGAATCTTTGCAACTTGAGCTGCCCGTTGTGCGTCACCGGCAACGGCTCGATGGAACGCGCCAACGGCCGCATGGATTTTGACACCTACCGGCGCCTGATCGACGAGCTGGCCGATCGCGCCATTTACGTCGTGCTCTTTCATCAAGGCGAGCCGTATCTGCACCGCCAATTCAACGAGTTTGTCGTGTATGCGAAACAACGCGGCTTGTACGTCACCACCAGCAGCAACGCGCATTATTTCGATGAGAAAACCGCCGAAGCCACTGTCGCCAGCGGCCTCGACACCATCATCATTTCCGTCGACGGCGCGACGCAGGAAACCTACAGCCGCTATCGTGTCGGCGGCTCGCTGGAAAAAGTGTTGGCCGGCACGCGCCGATTGGTCGCGGCCAAAAAACGCTTGCGCAGCAAAACGCCGTACATTTATTTGCAATGCCTCGTCATGCAGCACAACGAGCACGAGCTGGCGGCGATGGAAAAGCTGGCGCGCGACTGTGGTGTCGATCGCCTCCTGAAAAAAACCGTGCAGGTGGAAACTTTTGCCGAAGCACAGGAATGGCTCCCCGCCGCCGACCGCTTTCGCCGCTATAATTTGACCGAAGAAAATTTTGCCGTCAAAGGCGGCAAGGGTGCCTGCCCGCGGCCCTGGCTCACCACGCTGGTGAATTGGGACGGCAGCGTTTCGCCGTGCTGCTTCGACAAAAACGGGCGCCATCGCACCGGCGATCTGCAAACAACGCCAGGCTTCGAGGCAGTCTGGCAGTCGGACGATTATGCCGGTTTCCGCCAAAAACTGCTCACGCATCGCCGGGAAATTGATATGTGCAGAAACTGCAATTATGGAATTGGGTTGTTCGTTTGA
- a CDS encoding lactate racemase domain-containing protein translates to MELRLKYGSEMMSADFKPPAHFAEAQPKHIVTLQKPLEILNQALNRTLGCHPFNHVFRGTRNVVIVTPNPADVVGAEYYLPLLRERFNRLGVRDEEIRVLVAAPVDSWLCPSEPPQISFAELVGDKVRVFWHDPHDHKSLTYAGLTRRGTPVFVNRLLMDADCVLLSGSVSHHPLAGYGAGPRLILPGCAGEESIYRHFSHAFDHENAFEPEGPQIYARCRDATVEGNPLQEDSREALRFMAANFLLHTVLNDQQQIVGAVAGEPLQAFSAGCKAIDSMFGALTLPPAAQLLVVSCGGFPHDRDFRTARLPLLRALQFARPHDVIIFLAECREGLGSEVLSLFLQAGPEQEVAADSSRRPPAWLHQQFRHNELEVLMTLAVLQRARARRVIMVTELEARVVQRLGFLPARSLREALAVATPWLRSAELKKSQHSSSSPAPVAWESSESGARPVGVVANGTLFALTAATG, encoded by the coding sequence ATGGAATTAAGACTCAAATACGGCAGTGAGATGATGAGCGCGGATTTTAAACCGCCGGCTCATTTTGCTGAAGCGCAGCCCAAGCATATTGTGACGCTGCAAAAACCGCTGGAAATTCTCAACCAGGCGCTGAACAGAACGCTCGGCTGTCACCCGTTCAATCACGTTTTTCGCGGGACGAGAAATGTGGTGATTGTGACGCCAAACCCGGCTGATGTCGTTGGCGCGGAATATTATCTGCCACTGCTGCGCGAGCGTTTCAATCGCCTGGGCGTACGGGACGAGGAAATTCGCGTGCTGGTGGCGGCGCCAGTTGATTCATGGTTGTGCCCATCAGAGCCGCCGCAGATTTCATTTGCCGAATTGGTTGGCGACAAGGTGCGGGTGTTTTGGCATGATCCGCACGATCACAAGTCGCTCACTTATGCCGGCTTGACTCGCCGTGGCACGCCGGTCTTTGTCAACCGGCTGCTGATGGACGCCGATTGCGTGCTGTTGAGCGGCAGTGTTTCGCATCATCCCCTGGCCGGATATGGCGCCGGGCCGCGGCTGATTCTGCCGGGCTGCGCCGGTGAGGAAAGCATTTATCGCCATTTCAGCCATGCCTTCGATCACGAGAACGCTTTTGAGCCGGAGGGGCCACAAATTTACGCGCGCTGCCGCGACGCCACGGTTGAGGGCAATCCGCTGCAAGAAGACAGCCGCGAGGCCTTGCGTTTCATGGCCGCCAATTTTCTTTTGCACACCGTGCTCAACGATCAGCAGCAAATCGTCGGCGCGGTGGCCGGCGAGCCGTTGCAAGCCTTTTCAGCCGGGTGCAAAGCCATCGACAGCATGTTCGGGGCGTTGACGTTGCCACCAGCAGCCCAGCTTCTGGTTGTCAGTTGCGGCGGCTTTCCGCACGATCGCGATTTCCGCACGGCCAGACTGCCGCTGTTGCGCGCGCTGCAATTCGCCCGGCCGCATGACGTGATCATCTTCCTGGCCGAATGCCGCGAGGGGCTGGGCTCAGAGGTATTGTCGCTTTTTTTACAGGCAGGCCCCGAGCAGGAAGTCGCGGCGGACTCATCCCGTCGCCCGCCTGCATGGCTTCATCAGCAGTTTCGCCACAACGAACTCGAGGTGTTGATGACACTGGCGGTGCTGCAGAGAGCGCGGGCGCGCCGCGTCATTATGGTTACGGAGTTGGAGGCGAGAGTGGTGCAGCGTTTAGGCTTTCTGCCCGCTCGTTCGTTGCGCGAAGCATTGGCGGTGGCCACGCCATGGTTGCGTTCGGCTGAGCTTAAAAAATCTCAACACTCTTCCTCATCACCTGCCCCGGTGGCTTGGGAGAGTTCGGAATCCGGGGCAAGACCTGTCGGTGTTGTTGCCAACGGTACTTTGTTTGCTTTAACAGCCGCAACCGGTTGA
- a CDS encoding Maf family protein has product MASLLSLPDKPLILASASPRRAEILQKIGLKFIIRPSAVDENISENLPPAEYAVELAKRKARPVAETVASGIVIGADTIVVLGKEILGKPASETEACAMLQKLSGKTHRVFTGFAVVDRPSNREIAGVEMTEVTFRELASAEIAAYVRSGGAMDKAGAYGIQDMSAVFCERLNGCFYNVVGFPLTKFYLTLRAFYAPQ; this is encoded by the coding sequence ATGGCTTCGCTTTTATCCTTGCCGGACAAACCCCTCATCCTCGCTTCGGCCTCGCCGCGGCGCGCAGAAATTTTGCAGAAGATCGGACTGAAGTTCATCATTCGGCCCAGCGCCGTTGACGAAAACATTTCCGAGAATCTGCCGCCCGCCGAATACGCCGTCGAGCTGGCGAAACGCAAAGCCCGGCCGGTGGCTGAAACCGTCGCCAGCGGCATCGTGATTGGCGCGGATACCATCGTCGTGTTGGGCAAAGAAATTTTGGGCAAGCCCGCATCCGAAACCGAGGCTTGCGCCATGCTGCAAAAACTGTCCGGCAAGACGCATCGCGTTTTCACCGGTTTTGCCGTAGTAGACCGCCCTTCCAATCGTGAAATCGCCGGGGTTGAAATGACCGAGGTGACGTTCCGTGAATTGGCGTCGGCGGAAATCGCGGCGTACGTGCGCAGCGGCGGGGCGATGGACAAAGCCGGGGCGTACGGCATTCAGGACATGAGCGCAGTTTTTTGTGAACGCCTCAACGGCTGCTTTTATAATGTCGTCGGGTTTCCATTGACCAAGTTTTATCTCACCCTGCGCGCGTTTTATGCGCCACAGTGA
- a CDS encoding DUF151 domain-containing protein: MKTFRRTAIFILAVFIWAMSSSCSLAKDSTAVRMKIHSLQASMGSAEIAVLLTDEGGKRFLPIAVGGDQALSIQLGRDGRTIKRPLTHDLMANIFKSLEVQVERITITDLREGVYYADIVLRQNGRTHRVDSRPSDAIALSLRVNAPIYAMPHLLKPIADLPREESEETSASTTVTQWGMNVQPLTQALADFFGRREGVLVADVKENSPAWQSGLRAGDIVLRIEQQEIRNLESFLEAAAKKDTNRVEIGVLRGDQNLRFIVKTTQ; the protein is encoded by the coding sequence ATGAAAACGTTTCGCCGTACCGCCATTTTTATTCTTGCGGTTTTTATCTGGGCAATGAGCAGCTCATGCTCGCTGGCCAAGGATTCCACTGCTGTGCGCATGAAAATTCACTCGCTGCAGGCGAGTATGGGCAGCGCGGAAATCGCCGTCTTGCTCACCGACGAAGGCGGCAAACGATTTTTGCCGATTGCCGTCGGCGGCGACCAGGCGCTGTCCATTCAATTGGGCCGCGACGGCCGCACCATCAAACGGCCGCTCACGCATGATTTGATGGCGAATATTTTCAAATCACTTGAGGTGCAGGTCGAGCGTATCACCATCACGGATTTGCGCGAGGGCGTTTATTACGCCGACATCGTACTGCGGCAAAACGGCCGCACGCATCGCGTCGATTCGCGGCCCAGCGACGCCATCGCCCTGTCGCTGCGCGTCAACGCGCCGATTTACGCCATGCCGCATTTGCTGAAACCGATCGCTGATCTTCCGAGAGAAGAAAGCGAAGAGACCTCGGCGTCAACTACCGTCACGCAATGGGGCATGAACGTGCAACCGCTCACTCAAGCCCTGGCCGATTTTTTTGGCCGCCGCGAAGGCGTGTTGGTGGCCGATGTGAAAGAAAACAGCCCGGCCTGGCAAAGCGGCCTTCGCGCCGGGGATATCGTGCTGCGAATCGAACAGCAGGAAATTCGAAATCTTGAAAGTTTTTTAGAAGCGGCGGCAAAGAAGGACACGAATCGAGTGGAGATTGGAGTCTTGCGGGGGGATCAAAATTTGCGTTTTATTGTGAAGACAACTCAATAA
- the dtd gene encoding D-aminoacyl-tRNA deacylase: MRALVQRVTKGSVSVDGKVVGAIDKGLVILLGIRHGDTEAEARYLAEKCVHLRIFEDENSKFNRSLLDVGGAVLVISQFTLYGDTRKGRRPGFEEAARPEIAEPLYKCFVQELHRFPIYVAEGVFGAMMLVEIHNDGPVTFMLESLPGKT, encoded by the coding sequence ATGCGCGCGCTGGTGCAGCGAGTCACAAAAGGATCGGTTAGCGTCGATGGCAAAGTTGTCGGAGCCATTGACAAGGGTTTGGTGATTTTGCTGGGCATTCGCCACGGCGACACCGAAGCCGAGGCGCGCTATCTCGCGGAGAAATGCGTTCATCTCCGCATTTTTGAAGATGAAAACAGCAAGTTCAACCGCTCGCTGCTCGATGTTGGCGGCGCCGTGCTGGTGATTTCGCAATTTACACTCTACGGCGACACGCGCAAGGGTCGGCGGCCGGGTTTTGAAGAAGCGGCGCGCCCGGAAATTGCCGAACCGCTGTACAAATGTTTCGTGCAGGAGCTTCACCGCTTTCCGATTTACGTCGCTGAAGGCGTTTTTGGCGCGATGATGCTGGTGGAAATTCATAACGACGGTCCGGTTACGTTCATGCTGGAAAGTCTGCCGGGTAAAACTTAA
- the rlmD gene encoding 23S rRNA (uracil(1939)-C(5))-methyltransferase RlmD → MEKVLKKDAEIELDIESLAFGAKGVSRLNGYVIFVEDALPGQRVRAQIFKKKKGYANARPLAVIQQSPHFVEPRCRHFSECGGCLLQNLDYDTQLLSKQQQVKELLEHLGGLAAPPVLPVIGSPQIFFYRNKMEFSFSRQRWLTREEIASNDIKHAKDFALGLHTRNRYDKTLRIDECHLQSPLSNQILAVVREFTEKHALLPYTTAGHTGFWRFLVIREGKKTNETMVNIVTAEVAGGREAVQQLAEKLLGEIPQLTTIVHNISRSKAQIAAGEEEAVLHGPGYIRERIGPFVFQISANSFFQTNTEGAEKLYTVARDFAALTGDETVYDLYCGAGTISIFISRHAKQVIGFEIVPQAIHDAGVNCRLNGVKNCSFVLGDLKDELAQTPMLTRRWGRPQVVIIDPPRAGMHPKVVQKIIELSPRRIVYVSCNPSTFSRDVKELSVQGYALTKAQPVDMFPHTSHIEVVGVLEK, encoded by the coding sequence GTGGAAAAAGTTCTAAAAAAAGACGCTGAAATCGAATTGGACATCGAGTCGCTGGCTTTCGGCGCCAAAGGCGTGTCGCGGTTGAACGGCTACGTGATTTTCGTCGAAGACGCCCTGCCCGGCCAGCGCGTGCGCGCGCAAATTTTCAAAAAGAAAAAAGGCTACGCCAATGCCCGCCCGCTCGCCGTCATTCAGCAATCCCCGCATTTTGTTGAGCCGCGCTGCCGCCACTTTTCCGAATGCGGCGGCTGCCTGCTGCAAAATCTCGACTATGACACACAGCTTCTTTCCAAACAGCAACAGGTCAAGGAACTGCTGGAACACCTCGGCGGCCTCGCCGCGCCGCCGGTCTTGCCAGTGATCGGCTCGCCGCAGATTTTTTTCTACCGCAATAAAATGGAATTTTCCTTCTCGCGCCAGCGCTGGCTGACGCGGGAAGAAATTGCGAGCAACGATATTAAACACGCCAAGGATTTTGCGCTCGGTTTGCACACTCGCAATCGCTACGACAAAACGCTGCGCATCGACGAATGTCACCTGCAGTCGCCGTTGAGCAATCAAATCCTCGCCGTGGTGCGGGAGTTTACGGAAAAGCATGCGCTATTGCCTTACACCACTGCCGGCCACACCGGCTTTTGGCGCTTTCTCGTCATTCGCGAAGGCAAAAAGACGAATGAAACGATGGTCAATATCGTCACCGCCGAGGTCGCGGGCGGGCGCGAAGCGGTGCAGCAGCTTGCCGAAAAACTGCTGGGAGAAATTCCGCAGCTCACCACGATTGTGCATAACATTAGCCGCTCGAAAGCGCAAATCGCCGCCGGGGAGGAAGAGGCGGTTTTGCACGGCCCGGGCTATATTCGCGAGCGCATCGGCCCGTTTGTGTTTCAAATTTCCGCCAATTCGTTTTTTCAGACCAACACCGAGGGCGCGGAAAAACTTTACACCGTTGCCCGCGATTTTGCCGCGCTGACCGGAGACGAGACGGTTTACGATCTCTACTGCGGCGCCGGCACGATTTCGATTTTTATTTCCCGGCACGCGAAGCAAGTCATCGGCTTCGAGATCGTGCCGCAAGCGATTCACGACGCCGGGGTGAATTGCCGCTTGAACGGCGTCAAAAACTGCTCGTTCGTGCTCGGCGATTTAAAAGATGAATTGGCGCAGACGCCGATGCTCACCCGGCGCTGGGGCAGGCCGCAGGTCGTGATCATCGACCCGCCGCGCGCCGGCATGCATCCCAAAGTCGTGCAAAAAATCATCGAACTTTCGCCGCGCCGCATCGTTTATGTTTCTTGCAATCCCAGCACGTTCAGCCGCGACGTGAAAGAATTGTCGGTTCAGGGTTACGCTTTGACGAAAGCGCAGCCGGTCGATATGTTTCCGCATACCAGCCACATCGAAGTGGTGGGAGTTTTGGAAAAATGA